A window of the Chryseobacterium arthrosphaerae genome harbors these coding sequences:
- a CDS encoding helix-turn-helix domain-containing protein, whose protein sequence is MEEKEFLKEEVLKKLGKRIKEIRIAKGYSSYEYFAYEHNISRAQYGRYEKGEDLRFSTLAKVINAFGMTMNEFFAEGFEDNEC, encoded by the coding sequence ATGGAGGAAAAAGAATTTTTAAAAGAAGAAGTCTTAAAGAAACTTGGCAAGAGGATAAAAGAGATTAGGATAGCTAAGGGTTATTCAAGTTACGAATATTTTGCATATGAGCATAACATATCCAGAGCTCAGTATGGACGATATGAGAAAGGTGAGGACTTGAGATTTAGTACCTTAGCAAAGGTTATAAATGCCTTTGGGATGACTATGAATGAATTTTTTGCTGAAGGGTTCGAAGACAATGAGTGTTAA
- a CDS encoding superinfection immunity protein produces the protein MLAILTSTSQNTGEFPFVKIILFIYFIPTIIALFRVYILRFKFFSVLLINLFFGWTVYGWWLAFAKAFSSKNVIHIKNKPKNTVVLDKYDQLNKLNKLRTSGIINDEEFEVEKQKILNH, from the coding sequence ATGTTAGCAATACTAACTTCCACGAGTCAAAATACTGGAGAGTTTCCATTTGTCAAAATAATTCTCTTTATCTATTTTATTCCAACTATAATTGCTTTATTTAGAGTCTATATATTAAGATTCAAATTTTTCAGTGTTTTACTAATTAATTTATTTTTTGGTTGGACGGTATATGGTTGGTGGTTGGCATTTGCAAAAGCCTTTTCAAGTAAAAATGTTATTCATATAAAGAATAAACCTAAAAATACGGTAGTTTTAGACAAATATGATCAACTCAATAAATTAAATAAACTACGCACTTCAGGAATTATCAATGATGAAGAGTTTGAAGTTGAAAAACAAAAAATATTAAACCATTAA